One region of Quercus lobata isolate SW786 chromosome 2, ValleyOak3.0 Primary Assembly, whole genome shotgun sequence genomic DNA includes:
- the LOC115975677 gene encoding probable lactoylglutathione lyase, chloroplastic, producing the protein MVRIIPMASTIGPSLSSFKFASASASPRLFSFSLSSSSCTIPSRRLSLLHLGSAVPQSHFFGLRAAKLLRREGNDMGVAAAGNAAQASTTATQENVLEWVKKDKRRMLHVVYRVGDLDRTIKFYTECLGMKLLRKRDIPEERYTNAFLGYGPEDSHFVIELTYNYGVDKYDIGTGFGHFGIAVEDVAKTVELVKAKGGKVTREPGPVKGGSTVIAFVEDPDGYKFELLERGPTPEPLCQVMLRVGDLDRSINFYEKAFGLELLRKRDNPEYKYTIAMMGYGPEDKNVVLELTYNYGVTEYDKGNAYAQIAIGTDDVYKTAEAIKLSGGKITREPGPLPGINTKITACLDPDGWKTVFVDNVDFIKELE; encoded by the exons ATGGTGAGGATAATACCCATGGCGTCAACCATTGGACCTTCTCTCTCCTCCTTCAAATTCGCttctgcttctgcttctcctCGCCTcttctccttttctctctcttcttcttcttgcacCATCCCCTCTCGCCGTCTGTCTCTTTTGCATCTTGGTAGCG CTGTTCCACAGTCACATTTCTTTGGTCTGAGAGCTGCTAAGCTTTTGAGAAGAGAGGGTAATGACATGGGGGTGGCAGCAGCTGGAAATGCAGCCCAAGCAAGCACAACTGCTACCCAGGAAAATGTCCTAGAGTGGGTCAAGAAAGATAAGCGAAGGATGCTCCATGTTGTTTACCGTGTTGGAGACTTGGACAGGACCATAAA ATTCTACACAGAGTGCCTGGGAATGAAGCTGCTGAGAAAACGTGACATACCAGAGGAGAGATACACAAATGCTTTTCTTGGATATGGACCTGAAGATTCTCACTTTGTTATTGAACTCACTTATA ATTATGGAGTTGACAAGTATGATATTGGAACTGGGTTTGGCCATTTTGGTATTGCTGTTGAAGAT GTTGCCAAGACTGTGGAACTCGTAAAGGCTAAGGGTGGAAAAGTAACCCGAGAACCTGGTCCTGTCAAAGGTGGCAGTACGGTGATTGCATTTGTTGAGGACCCTGATGGTTACAAGTTTGAACTTTTGGAGAGAGGGCCTACTCCTGAGCCCTTGTGTCAAGTAATGCTCCGTGTAGGTGACCTTGATCGTTCcataaatttttatgagaag GCCTTTGGCTTGGAACTTCTTCGCAAACGAGACAATCCGGAGTACAAG taTACAATAGCTATGATGGGTTATGGCCCTGAAGATAAAAATGTTGTTCTGGAATTGACATACAACTATGGGGTCACCGAATATGACAAGGGAAATGCTTATGCTCAG ATCGCAATAGGCACAGATGACGTTTATAAAACCGCAGAAGCTATTAAGCTGTCTGGGGGCAAGATTACCCGGGAACCTGGACCATTACCAGGTATCAACACCAAGATTACTGCATGCTTGGATCCTGATGGTTGGAAGACG GTTTTTGTAGATAATGTTGATTTTATAAAGGAGTTGGAGtaa